From Penicillium psychrofluorescens genome assembly, chromosome: 1, one genomic window encodes:
- a CDS encoding uncharacterized protein (ID:PFLUO_001209-T1.cds;~source:funannotate), with protein sequence MAGGMKKSTKKFEKKHLKDTLERRKASAKIKQRHQQNDKRKAQNASRRAEAEDADEPSSEEAKKQNAFAEMNVDDFFAGGFDIPEDAKKASKKNVTPKIGKRKRSEDQTTQEGEESGSEAGEDNAAQSDEEDDGNAFDAHKDQLEALKDKDPEFYKYLKENDAELLDFADHGDLAEVDELSEGESAEEEGPAKKKKKKVRQEEEEEEAEEDNTLTIVMVKKWQKLMEEQHSIRAMRQVVLAFRAAAYVNEVEAQDQKYSISDPDVYHQVLITALNVVPKVLAHHLPIKETASGRIKVSLDSKKFKTLTPLIKSHTSSVHQLLTNLSDASTLKLTLSSIEPMLPYLLQFRKLLKVLIKTVVGIWADVSNADATRITAFLLLRRLMVLGDPGIKETVLKATYEGVVKGSRNTTVHTLAGVNLMKNSAAEIWGIDQNVSYTTGFTFIRQLAMHLRSSITNTSKESYKTIYNWQYVHSLDFWSRVLAQHCDGLVEAQSGKQSALRPLIYPVVQITLGAMRLIPTAQYFPLRFQLTRALLRVSRATGTYIPLASSLLEVLTSAEMRKPPKTSTLRPLDFNTAIRAPKSYLRSRIYQDGVGEQVAELLSEFFVLWSKHIAFPELSVPVVVALKRWLKQVSNRASGNKNAKINQMILLLIQKIEANSRWIEDRRLNVSYAPRQRAEVESFLKDVDWESTPLGAFVKTQRKLREERAAIVEEGRREEEKRRAEDKKSGNGDDFMDGVASSDEGSDEDEEELESEEEPELEDEGEDEDELEMEDD encoded by the coding sequence ATGGCCGGAGGTATGAAAAAGTCGACGAAGAAATTCGAGAAGAAGCACCTCAAGGATACGCTCGAGCGACGCAAGGCTTccgccaagatcaagcagcgACACCAGCAGAATGACAAGCGAAAGGCACAGAATGCCAGCCGGCGCGCAGAGGCTGAAGATGCGGATGAGCCAAGCTCCGAGGAAGCGAAAAAGCAGAATGCCTTTGCGGAAATGAACGTCGAcgacttcttcgccggcggATTTGACATTCCCGAAGACGCCAAAAAGgcgagcaagaagaacgTGACTCCCAAGATCGGCAAGCGAAAACGCTCCGAGGATCAGACAACAcaggagggcgaggagtcAGGGTCTGAAGCTGGGGAGGACAATGCAGCGCAGagcgatgaggaggacgacggTAATGCATTCGATGCGCACAAGGACCAGCTCGAGGCATTGAAAGACAAGGATCCCGAGTTCTACAAGTACCTGAAGGAGAACGATGCTGAACTACTCGACTTCGCGGACCACGGCGACTTGGCAGAAGTTGATGAGCTGAGCGAGGGCGAATCagcggaagaggagggtCCCGctaagaagaaaaagaagaaggtccgccaggaagaggaggaggaagaggcagaagaagacaacACCCTTACAATTGTGATGGTCAAGAAGTGGCAGAAGTTGATGGAGGAACAGCACTCGATCCGGGCTATGCGTCAGGTGGTGCTTGCGTTCCGCGCCGCAGCCTACGTCAACGAGGTCGAGGCCCAGGATCAGAAATACTCCATTTCCGATCCCGATGTGTACCACCAGGTTCTTATCACGGCGCTCAATGTTGTCCCGAAGGTTCTGGCACACCATCTCCCCATCAAGGAGACGGCCTCGGGCAGGATCAAGGTGTCATTGGACTCGAAGAAATTCAAGACACTTACGCCTCTGATCAAATCGCACACCTCCTCGGTCCACCAGCTTCTCACCAACCTTTCTGACGCCTCAACCCTCAAGCTAACCCTCTCATCGATTGAGCCCATGCTCCCGTACCTGCTGCAGTTCCGAAAACTGCTGAAGGTGCTGATCAAGACTGTTGTCGGGATCTGGGCCGATGTGTCCAACGCGGACGCCACTCGCATCACTGCTTTCCTACTGCTTCGCCGTCTCATGGTTCTCGGCGACCCGGGGATCAAGGAGACGGTGCTGAAGGCTACTTACGAGGGTGTGGTCAAGGGCAGCCGCAACACAACCGTGCACACCCTGGCGGGTGTCAACCTGATGAAGAACTCAGCGGCTGAGATCTGGGGCATCGACCAAAATGTCTCCTACACGACGGGCTTCACTTTCATCCGGCAGCTGGCCATGCACTTGCGCAGCAGCATTACCAACACGAGCAAGGAGTCTTACAAAACCATCTACAACTGGCAATACGTGCATTCACTGGATTTCTGGTCTCGCGTGCTGGCGCAGCACTGTGATGGGCTGGTCGAAGCACAGTCCGGCAAGCAGTCAGCGCTGCGCCCTCTCATCTACCCCGTCGTGCAAATCACGCTGGGCGCGATGCGCCTGATCCCAACAGCGCAGTATTTCCCTCTCCGCTTCCAGCTCACACGTGCCCTACTCCGCGTTTCTCGTGCCACTGGCACATACATCCCGCTGGCGTCATCACTCCTCGAGGTGCTCACCTCCGCCGAGATGCGCAAGCCTCCCAAGACCAGCACGCTCCGGCCACTGGACTtcaacaccgccatccgCGCTCCGAAATCCTACCTGCGTTCGCGCATCTACCAAGATGGAGTGGGCGAGCAAGTAGCGGAGCTCCTGTCGGAGTTCTTCGTCTTGTGGTCCAAGCACATCGCCTTTCCCGAACTGTCGGTCCCCGTCGTCGTCGCGCTCAAGCGCTGGCTGAAGCAGGTTTCGAATCGCGCCTCTGGCAACAAGAACGCAAAGATCAACCAGATGATTCTGCTTCTTATCcaaaagatcgaggccaaTTCTCGCTGGATTGAGGACCGCCGCCTCAATGTCTCCTATGCTCCACGCCAACGTGCTGAGGTTGAGTCTTTCCTCAAGGATGTTGACTGGGAGTCTACGCCTCTCGGGGCGTTTGTCAAAACGCAGCGCAAGCTGAGAGAAGAGCGTGCCGCTATCGTTGAGGAGGGTcgtcgagaagaagagaagcgccGGGCTGAGGATAAGAAGAGTGGCAATGGTGACGACTTCATGGATGGCGTGGCTAGTAGTGATGAGGGTagcgacgaagacgaggaagagttggagagcgaggaagagccggagcttgaggatgagggtgaggacgaggacgagctggagatggaggatgatTAG
- a CDS encoding uncharacterized protein (ID:PFLUO_001213-T1.cds;~source:funannotate) produces the protein MSPQSGMHGAGQSNVGHAPLYEAGDQRNVPQSVANDRERHNEGKEGSHKNLDSKDQRSIANKLASQGNKANPSHHHNDDFNPEAELSKNDPTKPAQLHGNKPSKGAEIDRELQMEDEQRLREKGIKK, from the exons ATGTCTCCCCAGAGCGGTATGCACGGAGCTGGCCAGTCCAACGTCGGCCACGCCCCCCTCTACGAAGCCGGTGACCAGCGCAACGTGCCCCAGTCCGTCGCGAACGATCGCGAGCGCCACAATGAGGGCAAAGAGGGCAGCCACAAGAACCTTGATTCTAAGGACCAGCGCTCAATTGCCAACAAGCTAGCCTCGCAAGGGAACAAGGCCAACCCTTCGCACCACCACAATGACGACTTCAACCCGGAGGCGGAGCTTAGCAAGAACGACCCCACGAAGCCG GCTCAATTACACGGCAACAAGCCTTCCAAGGGTGCCGAGATCGATCGCGAGCTGCAAATGGAGGATGAGCAGCGTCTGCGCGAGAAAGGTATCAAGAAATAG
- a CDS encoding uncharacterized protein (ID:PFLUO_001214-T1.cds;~source:funannotate) — translation MLLSGTDNHIAGVGVMSEQKGRDPERWNVPGHEGFLNHNVAAVSEILQDNGYHTLISGKWHLGLRTENNPAVRGFDRSFALLPGTSNHYGWEPQFGKDYINFFVRIPVLYTEDGKKHDVEPNLNHDKKGFFTSDFYTDNLINYLDDRSEADKEKPFFAYLPFSAPHWPLQCAKEDRDRYKGMYDDGPDALRIKRMERMKELGLIPKDIRPHDVVVGPMNTEWDEMTDYERQCSARSMECFAGMVDNIDQNVGKIVDYLKKTGEFDNTFIVFQSDNGAEGATYEALPTMGADLMRVINEYYDNSLDNIGNATSFAWYGTRWAQASTAPSRLYKMFTTEGGINVPFVVHYPKFSRERQNGTTIRAFSSVMDLTPTMLDLAGITHPAANGKPAQFRGREVAPMRGSSWVPFMMGDGLNSPDAIHGDTAMGWELFGRAAVRQLNWKLVSIESSMGGRKDGGWQLYDLSTDPGETVDLADEKPEKVKELTEIWEQYRKETGVVWGTPIKFVGEEWDGNDEDGIVGGDAITQTKAWMKVRKNEAPPVKS, via the exons ATGCTCCTGAGTGGTACGGACAACCATATTGCTGGTGTCGGGGTAATGAGTGAGCAAAAAGGTAGAGATCCCGAGAGGTGGAATGTACCTGGCCACGAAGGCTTTCTCAA TCACAACGTGGCCGCCGTCTCTGAGATCCTACAGGATAATGGCTATCACACTCTGATCAGCGGGAAATGGCACCTCGGTCTGCGGACGGAGAATAATCCAGCCGTCCGAGGCTTTGATCGCTCCTTTGCGCTGCTTCCTGGAACCTCAAACCACTACGGCTGGGAACCGCAGTTTGGCAAGGACTACATTAACTTTTTCGTCCGCATCCCAGTCCTGTATACGGAGGACGGCAAAAAGCACGACGTCGAACCCAACTTGAACCACGATAAGAAGGGCTTCTTCACGTCCGACTTTTATACCGACAATTTGATTAATTACTTAGACGATCGCTCTGAAGCAGACAAAGAGAAGCCCTTTTTTGCTTATTTGCCCTTCTCGGCACCGCATTGGCCACTTCAGTGTGCTAAGGAGGACCGTGACCGGTACAAGGGAATGTATGATGACGGGCCGGATGCGCTCCGTATCAAGCGCATGGAGCGCATGAAAGAACTAGGGTTGATTCCTAAGGACATTCGTCCGCACGATGTTGTGGTCGGGCCCATGAACACAGAGTGGGACGAAATGACCGACTACGAGCGTCAATGTTCTGCTCGCTCTATGGAATGCTTCGCTGGCATGGTCGACAACATCGACCAGAACGTTGGGAAAATTGTGGACTATCTGAAGAAGACTGGTGAATTTGACA ACACTTTCATTGTCTTCCAGAGTGACAATGGTGCCGAGGGAGCAACATACGAGGCGCTCCCCACCATGGGAGCTGATCTCATGCGGGTTATCAACGAGTACT ACGATAACTCTCTTGACAACATTGGAAATGCCACGTCGTTTGCCTGGTATGGTACACGG TGGGCCCAAGCCTCGACAGCACCATCGCGTTTATATAAGATGTTCAC AACTGAGGGAGGCATCAATGTACCATTTG TCGTCCACTACCCGAAATTTTCTCGCGAACGCCAGAATGGAACTACCATACGCGCCTTTTCCAGCGTGATGGATCTGACCCCGACAATGCTTGATCTTGCGGGCATCACCCACCCGGCGGCTAACGGGAAGCCAGCCCAGTTCCGTGGTAGGGAAGTTGCACCAATGCGAGGCTCATCTTGG GTTCCATTCATGATGGGCGATGGCCTGAATTCGCCCGATGCCATTCACGGTGATACCGCTATGGGCTGGGAGCTGTTCGGACGAGCGGCTGTGCGCCAGCTTAACTGGAAGCTCGTGAGCATTGAGAGTTCAATGGGTGGTCGGAAAGACGGTGGCTGGCAGCTATACGACTTGTCTACTGACCCAGGGGAGACCGTGGATCTGGCTGATgagaagcccgagaaggtcaaAGAACTAACCGAAATTTGGGAGCAGTACCGCAAGGAGACGGGCGTAGTCTGGGGTACTCCGATCAAGTTTGTCGGCGAAGAGTGGGATGGCAacgatgaggatggaatCGTTGGCGGAGATGCAATCACACAGACAAAGGCATGGATGAAGGTGAGGAAGAACGAAGCTCCACCTGTCAAGAGTTAA
- a CDS encoding uncharacterized protein (ID:PFLUO_001212-T1.cds;~source:funannotate), with the protein MIAAFPGWARKFLLSRSRLNALAGLCVLLFVVSGLYLYSFREPAAPLDYDFRLHSAPVHPIDHLINAANEQWRILLGQETHSLPNAAVQYRRSRGRHPPPGFAEWYAFAKEKDALIIEELFDQIYHDLSPYWGTEPEELRRQASGFEPRIIVRNQKVLPMGGTPAGWMEAWLGLLRTLEQYLPDFDMPLNGMDEPRVIVPWEDLSEHVAKDYSARRIVDPGQVVSEYMALPDPAVDEPEPYDLKFTNGDGKPYWYLARVACPPDSPSRNSDIVNVDFANPPPELYNYIPLSQDGYIKNWTLAKDPCIRPELQALHGSFVAPTSISTTHQLFPLFGGSKLPINNGILIPPAVYWGDDELFTGGGDHGGEWEDKQDVFFWRGLASGGRNTEETWTRFQRHRFMSTLNATSVATALNSSEHAFVSFRLPDFEYYNLESGRSGELSILLADHADARPTGLACSPVTGNPHCPYTDPFFEITPMVPMQSNYENKYLPDIDGNSFSGRYRAFLLSTSLPIKSTVYNEWHDSRLIPWAHFIPMDTTFMDFYGIMDYLLSNDITAKAVALNGKRWAETVLRKEDMEVYMYRLLLEYARICDDRREFLGYVDDLR; encoded by the coding sequence ATGATCGCCGCATTCCCGGGGTGGGCTCGGAAATTCCTCTTGTCGAGATCCCGTCTGAATGCTCTGGCTGGACTGTGTGTCCTGCTTTTCGTCGTTAGTGGCCTCTACCTCTACAGTTTCAGAGAGCCCGCGGCTCCACTAGATTATGACTTTCGCCTCCATTCTGCCCCTGTCCATCCCATCGACCACTTGATCAACGCGGCCAACGAGCAATGGCGCATTCTCCTCGGCCAAGAAACCCATTCGCTTCCGAATGCCGCCGTGCAATACCGTCGTAGCCGCGgtcgccatcctccaccGGGCTTTGCGGAATGGTACGCGTTCGCGAAAGAAAAGGACGCGCTCATTATCGAGGAGCTCTTCGATCAGATCTACCACGATCTCAGCCCATATTGGGGGACCGAGCCGGAGGAGTTACGACGACAAGCCAGTGGTTTCGAACCCCGTATCATCGTGCGGAATCAGAAGGTTCTGCCCATGGGAGGCACCCCAGCCGGATGGATGGAAGCATGGCTCGGTCTCTTGCGAACTCTTGAGCAGTATCTTCCTGACTTTGATATGCCTCTGAACGGGATGGATGAACCTCGGGTGATCGTCCCGTGGGAAGATCTTTCCGAGCACGTTGCGAAAGATTACTCGGCCCGGCGCATCGTCGATCCGGGGCAAGTGGTGTCGGAATACATGGCTCTTCCTGATCCGGCCGTGGACGAACCGGAACCATATGACCTGAAGTTCACAAATGGAGATGGGAAACCTTACTGGTATTTGGCACGAGTCGCTTGCCCTCCCGACAGCCCTTCACGCAACAGTGATATTGTAAACGTGGACTTCGCCAATCCGCCGCCGGAGCTCTACAATTATATTCCTCTGTCGCAAGATGGATATATCAAGAACTGGACCCTCGCAAAGGACCCTTGTATCCGGCCTGAGCTCCAGGCTTTGCATGGCTCCTTTGTTGCCCCGACTTCTATTTCGACGACCCATCAgctctttcctctttttgGTGGATCTAAACTCCCAATCAACAACGGTATCCTCATTCCCCCTGCGGTGTACTGGGGCGATGATGAGTTGTTTACCGGGGGCGGTGATCATGGGGGCGAGTGGGAGGACAAGCAGGacgtcttcttctggcgcGGGCTGGCATCAGGGGGACGAAATACTGAAGAGACCTGGACCAGGTTTCAAAGACACCGTTTTATGTCAACGCTCAACGCGACGTCGGTGGCAACTGCCCTGAACAGCAGTGAACATGCCTTCGTCAGTTTCCGGCTTCCTGATTTTGAATACTACAATCTGGAATCAGGCCGCAGCGGTGAGCTTTCTATCTTACTTGCCGACCATGCCGATGCCCGACCTACTGGGCTGGCATGCTCCCCCGTGACCGGAAATCCTCACTGTCCATACACCGATCCATTTTTCGAAATCACGCCAATGGTACCCATGCAGTCCAACTATGAGAACAAGTACCTTCCAGATATCGACGGCAACTCGTTTAGCGGGCGCTATCGGGCTTTTCTCCTATCGACCTCCCTTCCTATCAAGTCCACGGTATACAACGAATGGCACGATTCGCGCCTAATCCCGTGGGCCCATTTTATCCCCATGGACACGACGTTCATGGATTTTTACGGTATCATGGATTATCTTCTCTCAAACGACATCACGGCGAAGGCAGTCGCGTTGAATGGCAAACGTTGGGCCGAGACCGTCCTCCGGAAGGAAGATATGGAAGTGTACATGTACCGGTTACTCCTGGAATACGCGCGAATTTGTGACGATCGCCGGGAATTTCTCGGATATGTTGATGATCTTCGATAA
- a CDS encoding uncharacterized protein (ID:PFLUO_001211-T1.cds;~source:funannotate): MKIQAFLIPRMWRVPVGCAVTAVLPPFNFLTLHYVYFIATCLIASVIFYSTSTQWVSVTYVDSLFLCVSAMTGVGMNTINLSTLNSFQQAILFVLLILGSSVLVSSAVFMVRKRAFDAKFKGISDARAKEHASRRASALEMNGCETQPESIGVPGSNDVETSTSSKPDAKTSVTVQPLPVEIDDQIQRSDDDQVTMSDIRSRNNHHHHHHRVFPMAGVGARPDLNNHPNDTTPNVPLYREYSQSALKGVLRGSQKYLTSKSLISRNSQFHGLTSAEREVLGGVEYKAVSFLSWIVPIYLFMFLFLGMMGMGGWLALNHPDLARTNGLAPFWTGAFFAVSAFVNSGMSLLDANMTALQLNAYPLLTLGMLILAGNTLYPCFLRFIIWTMRQMLPDRPAWQSWRVTLDFILDHPRRVYTNLFPARHTWYLLGTIIILNGIDWAAFELLSIGNKSIQVLPTEYRVLDGFFQALAVRAGGFYVVNIADLRQGLLVLYVLMMYVSAYPVLVTIRNTNVYEERSLGIYADDEESSETQPTQKSNVIMDLIRHHMGRPGFSESSRGYFVHQQLRSQLSHDIWWIALAVLFIAIAESDHYDAEPVAFATFNIIFEVVSAYGCVGVSVGYPGQNFSFCGAWHPISKLILAAVALRGRHRGLPVAIDKAIMLPNESLAWAEEEDAVIRKERAQAWGMDRMPVESV; this comes from the exons ATGAAAATCCAAGCGTTCCTGATTC CCCGGATGTGGAGGGTGCCCGTTGGATGCGCCGTGACGGCCGTCCTGCCGCCATTCAACTTTTTGACGCTACACTATGTCTACTTCATTGCCACTTGCCTAATCGCCAGCGTCATATTCTATTCGACCTCGACACAATGGGTCAGCGTCACCTATGTGGACTCGTTGTTCTTGTGTGTCAGTGCCATGACCGGAGTCGGAATGAACACG ATAAATCTGTCCACGCTCAATAGCTTCCAACAGGCCATTCTGTTCGTGCTACTAATTCTGGGATCCTCGGTTCTCGTCTCTAGCGCGGTTTTTATGGTACGCAAGCGGGCCTTTGATGCCAAGTTCAAGGGCATCTCTGACGCGCGCGCAAAAGAACATGCTTCCCGCCGGGCATCCGCTCTTGAGATGAATGGCTGTGAAACACAGCCCGAAAGTATAGGGGTTCCGGGCAGCAACGACGTTGAAACTTCCACGTCCTCCAAGCCTGATGCCAAGACAAGCGTGACAGTCCAGCCCTTGCCAGTGGAAATCGACGACCAGATCCAACGGTCAGACGATGATCAGGTCACCATGAGCGACATCAGGTCGCGCaacaatcatcatcaccatcaccaccgagtTTTCCCAATGGCCGGCGTGGGAGCCCGGCCTGATCTGAACAACCACCCTAACGATACAACTCCGAACGTTCCTCTGTACCGAGAATACTCGCAATCTGCATTGAAGGGTGTTCTGCGAGGAAGTCAAAAATACCTCACTTCCAAAAGCCTGATTTCACGCAATTCCCAATTCCACGGCTTGACCTCAGCCGAACGCGAGGTTCTGGGCGGAGTCGAATACAAGGCCGTCTCGTTTCTGTCGTGGATCGTGCCGATCTACCTTTTCatgtttctctttctcggCATGATGGGCATGGGAGGTTGGCTCGCGCTCAACCACCCGGACTTGGCTCGGACGAATGGGCTCGCGCCTTTCTGGACGGGTGCTTTCTTCGCCGTGTCCGCATTTGTCAACAGCGGCATGTCCCTGCTAGATGCTAACATGACTGCTCTTCAACTGAACGCTTACCCGCTGCTGACGCTGGGCATGTTGATTCTGGCCGGCAACACGCTTTACCCATGCTTCCTGCGCTTCATCATCTGGACCATGAGACAGATGCTGCCCGATCGGCCGGCGTGGCAGTCATGGCGAGTCACTCTCGATTTCATCTTGGATCATCCGCGCAGAGTGTACACGAATTTGTTCCCTGCCCGGCACACCTGGTACCTCCTGGGCACGATCATCATTCTGAACGGCATCGACTGGGCCGCGTTTGAGCTGCTGTCAATCGGCAACAAGTCCATCCAAGTTCTTCCCACGGAATACCGCGTACTGGACGGATTCTTCCAGGCCCTAGCAGTGCGCGCTGGCGGCTTCTACGTCGTGAACATCGCCGACCTGCGTCAAGGTCTGCTAGTTCTCTACGTGTTGATGATGTATGTCTCCGCGTACCCGGTCCTAGTCACAATCCGCAACACAAACGTCTATGAAGAGCGCTCGCTGGGCATCTAcgcagacgacgaagaaTCCTCCGAAACTCAACCCACTCAGAAGTCAAATGTGATCATGGATCTCATCCGGCACCACATGGGCCGACCAGGATTCTCCGAGTCTTCGCGCGGCTACTTCGTGCACCAGCAGCTACGTTCCCAGCTCAGCCATGACATCTGGTGGATCGCATTGGCCGTGCTATTCATCGCCATTGCCGAGTCGGACCACTACGATGCAGAACCCGTGGCCTTTGCGACCTTCAACATTATCTTTGAGGTTGTCTCGGCGTACGGCTGTGTCGGCGTGAGCGTTGGTTATCCAGGCCAGAACTTTTCGTTCTGTGGCGCGTGGCATCCTATTAGCAAGCTTATCCTGGCTGCTGTGGCTctccgaggaagacatcGCGGTCTGCCTGTTGCTATTGATAAGGCCATTATGCTGCCTAATGAGTCGTTGGCATgggcagaggaagaagatgcgGTGATTAGGAAGGAACGGGCGCAGGCTTGGGGCATGGATCGGATGCCTGTGGAATCGGTTTAG
- a CDS encoding uncharacterized protein (ID:PFLUO_001210-T1.cds;~source:funannotate), whose product MRLLPDQTDLAWCYEILQWWDFLHVLTQATVILLLDLTIGPAAMSSEEAAVLAQSASDVLNGAKKGISWLHCLGSTSEAARRSFRFCNACIRRMAATNDLDLSGIPSPDTSSSTSLDSQEGKETASQQEMEDAPVVEQSKPVESSRSSQGERSDDLLFQDPQDEQPPMGSLQSPFALFDTDIDMSDNISLPANAEVEDMLLSMMRSNT is encoded by the coding sequence ATGAGACTGCTGCCAGACCAGACGGATCTGGCTTGGTGCTATGAAATCCTGCAGTGGTGGGATTTTCTACACGTTCTCACCCAGGCCACTGTGATTCTACTTCTCGATTTAACAATCGGTCCAGCGGCAATGAGCTCAGAGGAAGCTGCAGTGCTTGCTCAATCAGCCAGCGACGTTTTGAACGGAGCGAAAAAGGGGATTTCCTGGCTGCATTGCTTAGGAAGTACTTCGGAGGCAGCTCGACGGTCTTTCAGATTTTGCAATGCCTGTATTCGCCGCATGGCCGCAACCAACGATCTTGATCTAAGCGGCATTCCATCACCGGAcacctcttcttcaacttctcTGGATTCtcaagaaggaaaggagacGGCATCTCAGCAAGAAATGGAAGACGCCCCTGTTGTTGAACAATCAAAGCCAGTGGAGTCTTCTCGTTCATCTCAAGGTGAAAGAAGCGACGACCTACTGTTTCAGGATCCACAGGATGAGCAACCCCCTATGGGCAGCCTACAAAGTCCTTTCGCGTTGTTCGACACTGATATCGATATGTCAGACAACATTTCGCTCCCGGCCAACGCAGAGGTCGAAGACATGTTACTTTCAATGATGAGATCTAATACATAA